A single genomic interval of Syntrophales bacterium harbors:
- the gatB gene encoding Asp-tRNA(Asn)/Glu-tRNA(Gln) amidotransferase subunit GatB: MEYETVIGLEVHAQLLTQSKVFCGCSTKFGAAPNSNTCPICLGMPGVLPVLNKKVVEYAMKMGLATHCRINRGCSFARKNYFYPDLPKGYQISQYADPLAEHGYVEIDINGGKKTIGITRIHMEEDAGKLLHDEHNSYVDLNRTGVPLIEIVSEPDIRGAEEAAAYLKGLHEILVYLEICDGNMEEGSFRCDANVSIRPKGDKGFGTRTELKNMNSFRNVQRALEYEIKRQQYILEGGGEVLQETRLWDDGQGVTHSMRGKEDAHDYRYFPDPDLVPVVISDDWIEEVRKGFPELPMEKRERFIRDYQIPAYDAGVLTSSRALADYYEEVARLSGKPKIAGNWVMGDVLKLLNEEKRDVKTCSILPASLAEMIRLIEAGTISGKMAKEVIEEMYRTGKPPKAIIEEKGMVQITDEGELTEIITRVIEANPTQAAQYREGKEKVFGFFVGQVMKATQGKANPRLINDLLKRRLSE, from the coding sequence ATGGAATACGAAACTGTCATCGGGCTGGAGGTCCATGCCCAGCTCTTGACCCAGTCAAAGGTCTTTTGTGGCTGCTCCACAAAGTTCGGGGCAGCACCAAACAGCAATACCTGTCCCATCTGTCTCGGGATGCCCGGGGTTTTGCCTGTCTTGAACAAAAAGGTCGTGGAATACGCGATGAAAATGGGCCTCGCCACCCATTGCCGTATCAACAGGGGATGCAGTTTTGCCAGGAAGAACTACTTCTACCCCGACCTCCCCAAGGGTTACCAGATATCCCAGTATGCCGATCCCCTTGCGGAACATGGGTATGTGGAAATTGACATCAACGGCGGCAAAAAGACGATAGGCATCACACGGATCCACATGGAGGAGGATGCGGGGAAGTTGTTGCATGATGAGCACAATAGTTATGTGGATCTGAACCGGACGGGGGTGCCCCTGATCGAGATCGTCAGTGAGCCGGACATAAGGGGCGCCGAGGAGGCGGCAGCTTATCTGAAAGGACTCCATGAAATCCTGGTCTATCTTGAAATCTGCGATGGTAATATGGAGGAGGGGAGTTTCCGCTGCGATGCCAACGTATCCATCAGACCGAAGGGGGATAAGGGCTTCGGGACAAGGACAGAGCTGAAAAACATGAACTCCTTCCGGAATGTCCAGCGCGCCCTGGAGTATGAGATTAAACGGCAGCAGTACATTCTCGAGGGCGGCGGCGAGGTGCTCCAGGAAACGAGACTCTGGGACGACGGCCAGGGGGTGACCCATTCCATGCGGGGCAAGGAAGATGCTCACGATTACCGCTATTTTCCCGATCCCGATCTTGTGCCTGTTGTCATCAGTGATGACTGGATTGAGGAAGTCAGAAAGGGGTTTCCCGAACTTCCCATGGAGAAGAGGGAGAGATTTATCCGTGATTATCAGATCCCGGCCTACGATGCCGGTGTATTGACTTCGAGCCGCGCCCTTGCCGACTACTACGAGGAGGTGGCCAGGCTTTCGGGGAAGCCAAAGATCGCCGGCAACTGGGTCATGGGCGATGTCCTCAAGCTGTTGAATGAGGAAAAGCGCGACGTTAAAACATGTTCTATCCTTCCCGCCTCTTTGGCGGAGATGATCCGCCTGATCGAGGCCGGGACGATCAGCGGCAAGATGGCCAAGGAAGTTATCGAGGAGATGTACAGAACCGGTAAGCCTCCCAAGGCAATCATCGAGGAAAAGGGGATGGTGCAGATCACCGATGAGGGGGAGTTGACAGAGATCATCACCCGTGTCATAGAGGCCAATCCGACACAGGCGGCACAGTATCGAGAGGGGAAGGAGAAGGTGTTCGGATTTTTTGTCGGTCAGGTGATGAAAGCCACGCAGGGAAAGGCCAATCCCCGGCTCATCAATGACCTTCTGAAGAGGAGGCTATCAGAATGA
- the gatA gene encoding Asp-tRNA(Asn)/Glu-tRNA(Gln) amidotransferase subunit GatA: protein MELNQTTIHELQEKIRTGETTSVEIVQAVFNRIDAVEGVVHAYIALMRDSALEEAKRADLNIREGKIRALTGIPVALKDIFCTRGFRTTCGSRILYNYVPPYDATVVEKLRESGAVFVGKTNMDEFAMGSSTETSFFGITRNPWDLERIPGGSSGGSAAAVAADECIASLGSDTGGSIRQPAALCGVVGMKPTYGRVSRFGLIAFASSLDQIGPFTRDVEDCAIMMNVIAGYDPKESTSVPIEVPDYREYLSRGIEGWTVGIPKEYFIEGIDPEVLTAVQNTIKVIEESGGRCIEISLPHTEYCLAVYYIVAPAEASSNLARYDGVKYGFRSGAGNVQDLLTMYKKTRSESFGAEVKRRIMLGTYVLSSGYYDAYYKKASKVRALIKRDFDEAFKLCDVIVTPASPTPAFKIGEKTDDPLQMYLSDIFTISANLAGIPGISVPCGFTRSGLPLGVQFLSGPFEEGKLIQIAAAYEKNAKIERRRPNL, encoded by the coding sequence ATGGAATTAAACCAGACGACGATTCATGAACTGCAGGAAAAGATCAGGACAGGCGAGACCACCTCTGTCGAGATTGTCCAAGCCGTATTCAACCGGATTGATGCGGTAGAAGGCGTTGTTCATGCCTACATTGCACTGATGAGGGATTCCGCCCTTGAGGAGGCAAAAAGGGCTGATCTGAATATCAGAGAGGGAAAGATCAGGGCCTTAACCGGCATTCCTGTTGCCTTGAAAGACATCTTTTGCACCAGGGGGTTCCGGACGACATGCGGTTCCCGCATCCTTTATAACTATGTGCCGCCGTACGATGCCACGGTGGTGGAAAAATTAAGGGAGTCCGGGGCTGTCTTCGTAGGCAAGACGAATATGGACGAGTTTGCCATGGGTTCTTCCACGGAGACCTCATTCTTCGGGATTACGAGAAACCCCTGGGATCTGGAAAGGATACCAGGGGGCTCCAGCGGTGGGTCCGCCGCTGCCGTAGCCGCCGATGAGTGCATCGCCTCCCTCGGTTCAGATACCGGGGGCTCCATCAGGCAGCCCGCCGCCCTCTGTGGCGTGGTGGGGATGAAGCCCACCTACGGGAGGGTCTCCCGTTTCGGTTTGATTGCCTTTGCCTCGTCTCTGGATCAGATCGGCCCCTTTACCAGGGATGTGGAGGACTGCGCCATCATGATGAACGTCATCGCCGGCTATGACCCGAAGGAATCCACATCGGTACCGATAGAAGTCCCGGATTACAGAGAGTATCTCTCAAGGGGGATCGAGGGCTGGACAGTGGGAATTCCCAAGGAGTACTTCATCGAGGGGATTGACCCTGAGGTGCTGACGGCGGTACAGAATACCATCAAGGTGATCGAGGAGAGCGGCGGCAGGTGTATCGAGATATCACTTCCCCATACGGAGTACTGCCTGGCCGTCTATTACATTGTGGCCCCCGCGGAGGCGAGCTCCAATCTGGCGCGCTATGACGGTGTGAAATACGGTTTTCGGTCCGGTGCCGGTAATGTTCAGGACCTCCTTACGATGTACAAAAAGACCCGCTCGGAAAGTTTCGGGGCGGAAGTGAAAAGACGGATCATGCTCGGCACCTACGTCCTTTCCTCCGGTTACTACGATGCCTACTACAAGAAGGCATCCAAGGTACGGGCACTAATCAAGCGTGATTTCGATGAGGCGTTTAAACTCTGTGATGTGATTGTCACCCCTGCCTCCCCGACCCCGGCCTTTAAGATCGGGGAGAAGACCGATGACCCCCTGCAGATGTACCTCTCCGACATTTTCACCATCTCCGCCAATCTGGCGGGCATACCGGGGATCTCTGTCCCCTGCGGCTTTACCCGGAGCGGCCTTCCCCTAGGAGTTCAATTTCTCTCCGGGCCATTTGAAGAGGGGAAATTGATCCAGATTGCCGCCGCCTATGAAAAGAATGCTAAAATCGAAAGAAGGAGACCGAATCTTTAA
- the gatC gene encoding Asp-tRNA(Asn)/Glu-tRNA(Gln) amidotransferase subunit GatC — MKIDKREVEYVAHLARLDFSEEEKERFTSQLDNILMYMDKLNQVDTSGVEPMSHAITLVNAFRDDKVGESLTHGLSLANAPEARGDCFSVPKVIE; from the coding sequence TTGAAGATTGATAAGAGAGAGGTGGAGTATGTGGCCCATCTGGCGAGGCTTGATTTCAGCGAAGAGGAGAAGGAAAGATTCACCTCGCAGCTTGATAATATCCTGATGTATATGGATAAGTTGAATCAGGTGGACACTTCCGGTGTTGAACCAATGAGTCATGCAATTACTCTCGTTAATGCCTTCAGGGATGACAAGGTCGGGGAATCATTAACTCATGGCCTTTCCTTGGCCAATGCCCCGGAGGCAAGGGGTGACTGTTTCAGTGTCCCAAAGGTTATAGAATAG
- a CDS encoding type II toxin-antitoxin system PemK/MazF family toxin has product MKAYAPKKGDFIAVTFDPQSGHEQKGRRPALVVSNTLFNEQTGLAIVCPLTTTDRGYPFHVGITENPQVKGFVMVEQVKSIDYRARQAKLIGKASDDLIDEVLSILDACIY; this is encoded by the coding sequence GTGAAAGCGTACGCTCCGAAAAAGGGAGACTTCATTGCCGTTACCTTCGATCCCCAGTCCGGTCACGAGCAAAAGGGACGTCGTCCTGCTCTTGTCGTAAGCAACACCCTGTTCAACGAGCAAACCGGTCTCGCCATTGTCTGTCCCCTCACGACCACTGATCGAGGCTACCCTTTTCATGTGGGGATTACCGAGAACCCGCAAGTGAAAGGATTTGTGATGGTCGAGCAGGTCAAGTCCATTGATTACCGTGCGCGTCAGGCCAAGCTCATTGGAAAGGCTTCGGACGATCTCATTGACGAAGTCTTGTCGATACTTGATGCCTGCATTTATTGA
- a CDS encoding N-6 DNA methylase → MPGRQTYKLPRSGIERETLRTKGQFWTPDWIADLMVAYVLKEKPERLLDPALGEGVFFRAAKRYTESHGFDLALFGRDVDPSVIEQAEKTGLNDVDLCKVEIKDFVLDPPSETFPAIIVNPPYIRHHRLSPAHKERLRAFAQRATGQHIDGRAGLHVYFLIRALQTLSPDGRLAYIVSADICEGVFAHALWQWVCSRYRLDAVIAFASEATPFPDVDTNALVFLIRNAKPATKFDWVKCLDRYSKELISLVLGLPHTDNKGIQVHRRLLSEALTTGLSRPPAEEARSKYTLGDFASVMRGIVTGDNEFFFLTSARAKELGIPDKLLVRAVGRMRDIQGESFDQEDLTRLEASGRPTYLLNLNGLAFEELPEQVQRYLNDGESRGLPMKTLIKTRKPWYRMETRKVPPIMFAYLGRRNARFIRNHAGVVPLTCLLCVYPKRATPDYVERLWNVLSHPLTIGNLRKVGKSYGGGAIKVEPRALERLPLPDRLVRSEGLDRLASPKQATLFQEK, encoded by the coding sequence ATGCCTGGCAGACAAACATATAAACTCCCTCGCTCCGGGATCGAACGAGAAACCCTGCGCACGAAAGGGCAGTTCTGGACGCCCGATTGGATCGCCGACTTAATGGTGGCCTATGTGTTGAAGGAGAAGCCCGAACGACTGCTCGATCCTGCCTTGGGCGAAGGCGTATTCTTCCGCGCCGCAAAGCGCTATACAGAATCACACGGCTTTGATCTCGCTTTGTTTGGACGCGACGTGGACCCGAGCGTAATTGAACAGGCGGAGAAGACAGGATTGAATGATGTCGACCTGTGCAAGGTTGAGATCAAGGATTTCGTCCTTGATCCACCCTCAGAAACCTTTCCGGCCATTATCGTCAATCCTCCCTACATCCGTCATCATCGGCTTTCTCCAGCACATAAGGAACGTTTGCGCGCATTCGCTCAAAGAGCGACCGGGCAGCATATTGACGGGCGGGCTGGATTGCATGTGTATTTCCTGATTAGGGCACTCCAAACACTATCACCCGATGGACGACTTGCGTACATTGTCTCTGCCGACATTTGTGAGGGCGTGTTTGCTCATGCTTTGTGGCAGTGGGTTTGTTCCCGATACAGATTAGATGCTGTCATCGCGTTCGCATCAGAAGCCACCCCGTTTCCCGATGTTGATACCAATGCGCTCGTTTTCCTCATTCGGAATGCCAAACCGGCAACCAAGTTCGATTGGGTAAAATGCCTTGATCGCTATTCCAAGGAATTGATTTCCCTCGTTTTGGGACTACCACATACAGACAACAAAGGAATTCAGGTTCACCGCCGATTACTCTCTGAAGCTTTAACGACAGGCTTATCTCGTCCGCCCGCAGAGGAGGCGAGAAGCAAATATACCCTTGGAGATTTCGCCAGTGTGATGCGCGGAATTGTAACAGGAGACAATGAGTTTTTCTTTCTGACATCTGCCCGTGCCAAGGAACTGGGTATTCCCGATAAGTTGTTGGTCAGAGCAGTCGGAAGAATGCGTGATATTCAGGGTGAATCTTTCGACCAAGAAGACTTGACTCGCCTTGAAGCTTCCGGAAGACCGACGTACTTACTCAATTTGAACGGATTGGCATTTGAAGAACTCCCCGAACAAGTACAGAGATATCTCAATGACGGCGAGTCAAGAGGACTCCCCATGAAAACTCTGATCAAGACACGGAAGCCTTGGTATCGAATGGAGACGCGGAAGGTACCGCCAATCATGTTTGCATATCTTGGAAGACGAAACGCACGGTTTATCCGAAACCACGCGGGAGTTGTCCCTTTGACATGTCTTCTATGTGTCTATCCTAAAAGAGCGACTCCCGACTATGTGGAGCGCCTTTGGAATGTGCTTTCGCACCCGCTGACAATCGGCAATTTGAGAAAAGTCGGAAAGTCTTATGGCGGGGGCGCGATAAAAGTCGAACCTCGTGCGTTGGAACGACTACCCTTGCCTGATAGACTCGTTCGGTCAGAGGGCTTGGACAGACTCGCTTCACCGAAACAAGCGACACTATTTCAAGAAAAGTGA
- a CDS encoding AccI family restriction endonuclease has protein sequence MKKRRKSEHPFERALAVSLEDIGIVLRGMGKAPWAEFLLNPRRLRGSDFLMRWSQGVWSEERLTQAVNSSGKYFALPYGPSGTAPDNDVRAFELYFERLENAGLGNIKRPDLLIYRVQDKAKVDSAVKELNGLSELPFTPEDDSKMQDLLEHAVLAVECENSLWRAKQMPNYNTPLTPQKRLDGRLGLKKGAVLPTIIIKEEDRSPLRTWQRDRKIPIHIWHAFFDEAYGISLADAEKLILRGDIEPTKQVFQAPGGATTEKVIYKIYYRHAYPLATTIEEPQLVADSITDKNGHILPYVRFVGGKSKLSVEALSVLDSLR, from the coding sequence ATGAAGAAGAGAAGAAAATCAGAACACCCCTTCGAGAGGGCTTTGGCCGTCTCGCTGGAAGACATCGGCATAGTGCTCCGCGGCATGGGCAAGGCCCCTTGGGCTGAATTTCTGCTCAATCCGCGGCGGCTGCGAGGCAGCGACTTTCTCATGAGGTGGTCTCAAGGGGTGTGGAGTGAAGAACGTTTGACACAGGCAGTCAACTCGAGCGGCAAGTACTTTGCCCTGCCATATGGACCCAGCGGTACCGCCCCTGATAACGATGTCCGCGCTTTTGAATTATATTTCGAGCGCCTAGAAAACGCCGGACTCGGTAATATCAAGCGCCCTGACCTTCTGATCTACCGCGTTCAGGATAAAGCCAAGGTTGATTCTGCTGTCAAAGAACTGAATGGACTGAGCGAGTTGCCTTTCACTCCAGAAGATGATTCGAAGATGCAAGACCTACTGGAGCATGCCGTCCTCGCGGTCGAATGTGAGAATAGTCTGTGGCGAGCCAAGCAGATGCCAAACTATAACACGCCTCTCACGCCGCAGAAGCGGTTGGACGGCCGGCTCGGGTTGAAAAAAGGAGCTGTTCTGCCTACAATCATCATCAAAGAGGAAGACAGAAGTCCACTGCGGACATGGCAGCGGGATCGGAAAATCCCCATTCACATCTGGCATGCCTTCTTTGACGAGGCTTACGGCATATCCCTCGCGGATGCGGAGAAATTGATTTTACGTGGCGATATTGAACCGACCAAACAGGTGTTTCAAGCACCCGGTGGGGCAACAACCGAGAAGGTAATCTACAAGATTTACTACAGGCATGCTTATCCCCTGGCTACCACAATTGAGGAACCACAACTTGTTGCAGACTCGATCACGGATAAGAACGGCCATATTCTTCCCTACGTGCGCTTCGTCGGCGGAAAATCGAAATTATCAGTAGAAGCGCTGTCAGTCTTGGACTCGTTGAGGTAG